The following proteins are encoded in a genomic region of Zea mays cultivar B73 chromosome 9, Zm-B73-REFERENCE-NAM-5.0, whole genome shotgun sequence:
- the LOC100191448 gene encoding uncharacterized protein isoform X1, with translation MAPDPCGDLVVTPKTAAKDEASCSVPTPPKVTPDEVRAVARKFADQPIQETEPDVWAVLTAISKKARLRPQGMNILLSADEHCLGRSVEERFRIFAQQISGMHCKIYRDTVLGELNRHEPVPVFLKDTSSNGTFINWKRLKKNSSPVKLNHGDIISLSSPPHDDNSFVFVYREVNAISRVENGAPILKRKSVEGGSGSKRLKGLGIGSPDGPVSLDDVRRLEKSNADLREQLEAHVVTIETLRAEIKTAQVQHGKELEELRETISSSYLDQTKSLRSALEEKQKQIDSLSTSNTELQNSIKDLDERLNASKQSRADADEIISSQKGMICELEGQLNEERNLRREERDKAAHDMKSALHKVQAEAQEEIKKQAESYLRQQREQKEVISKLQESEKETRLFVETLRSKLEDARDNLVTSEKRVRELEAQLQDEQMVSANNRKKTENLEAELRKLKKELDNEKAAREEAWAKVSALELEIAATIRDLSIEKQRYQGARERIILRETQLRAFYSTTEEISSLFAKQQEQLKAMQRTLEDEENYESTLMGVDLNKVPLTTDNAGMKPVDCSKNTVGASSASPENTQVSEHDSSDEDANMTEQQDDDGTAIGGSTQGLECTSPERSEGRLKSGFHGNPVSTAPEREVTDTEQVPETDSQAGNAGCDDQRCDNTGGETMPLEDDMLLPDNEEPTALLKDVGQPQANVVPIPIPGDGVGHCFEEKHEGACSESKREDTHAGAIRTADLLASEVAGSWAVETAPSVNGENESPRSLGDATEHDEAGGSVAGDALVTLVNSEGQAAGSQNNVERGSSKITHHHHHHRHHHRVLSAMIGIVDPEFRKQMSGRSGVGNEEPMSDAETGEGIEEGDSDSGSDGSDSEEAMVEDSVV, from the exons ATGGCGCCGGACCCGTGCGGCGACCTCGTGGTGACGCCGAAGACGGCGGCCAAGGACGAGGCGTCCTGCTCCGTGCCCACGCCGCCCAAGGTCACTCCCGACGAGGTGCGCGCGGTGGCGCGCAAGTTCGCGGACCAGCCTATCCAGGAGACGGAGCCCGACGTTTGGGCCGTCCTCACCGCCATCTCCAAGAAGGCCCGCCTCCGGCCCCAG GGGATGAACATACTTTTGAGTGCTGACGAGCACTGCCTAGGACGATCTGTTGAGGAGCggtttcggatttttgcccagcaGATCAGCGGGATGCATTGCAAAATATACAGGGACACTGTCTTAGGGGAGCTGAACCGCCACGAGCCTGTGCCTGTTTTCCTCAAGGACACAAG CTCAAATGGCACATTCATCAACTGGAAAAGGCTCAAGAAAAATTCATCCCCGGTCAAGCTTAATCATGGCGACATTATATCATTATCATCACCTCCTCATGACG ACAATTCCTTTGTATTTGTCTACCGCGAAGTTAATGCAATCAGTCGTGTAGAGAATGGGGCTCCCATTCTTAAAAGGAAGTCAG TGGAGGGTGGTTCTGGAAGCAAGAGGCTAAAGGGTCTTGGTATTGGTTCTCCTGATGGTCCTGTTTCACTAGATGATGTCCGAAGACTAGAAAAATCTAATGCT GATCTCAGGGAACAACTTGAGGCACATGTTGTGACAATTGAGACTTTGAGGGCTGAAATAAAAACAGCCCAAGTGCAGCATGGAAAG GAACTTGAGGAGCTAAGAGAAACTATATCGAGTTCTTATCTGGATCAAACTAAATCTCTTCGGTCAGCACTTGAGGAGAAACAGAAGCAAATAGATTCACTCAGTACATCAAATACAGAGTTACAGAACTCTATAAAAGATCTGGATGAAAGGCTTAATGCATCTAAACAATCACGTGCAGATGCTGACGAGATAATTTCAAG CCAGAAAGGAATGATATGTGAGCTTGAGGGACAGCTAAATGAGGAGAGAAATTTAAGAAGAGAAGAGCGTGATAAGGCTGCACATGACATGAAATCTGCATTGCATAAAGTGCAAGCCGAGGCTCAAGAAGAAATTAAGAAACAGGCGGAGTCTTACCTTAGGCAACAAAGGGAGCAGAAAGAAGTTATTAGCAAGCTTCAG GAATCAGAAAAAGAAACCCGTTTGTTTGTGGAAACTTTGAGGTCCAAGCTG GAAGATGCTCGAGATAATCTTGTAACATCCGAGAAAAGAGTAAGAGAGCTGGAAGCTCAGCTTCAGGACGAGCAGATGGTATCAGCCAATAATCGAAAG AAGACAGAAAATCTGGAAGCTGAATTGAGAAAACTGAAGAAGGAACTCGACAATGAGAAG GCTGCTCGAGAAGAAGCATGGGCAAAGGTTTCAGCTCTTGAGCTTGAAATAGCTGCAACGATTAGAGATCTATCAATTGAGAAACAGAGGTATCAGGGAGCTAGAGAACGGATTATTCTACG GGAGACTCAGCTGCGTGCTTTCTATTCAACCACAGAAGAAATCTCTTCTCTGTTTGCGAAACAGCAGGAACAGCTGAAAGCTATGCAGAGAACTTTGGAGGATGAAGAGAACTATGAGAGCACCTTAATGGGTGTGGATCTTAATAAAGTACCTCTAACCACTGATAATGCTGGTATGAAGCCAGTAGACTGCTCAAAAAATACAGTGGGAGCTTCAAGTGCTTCACCAGAAAATACTCAGGTAAGTGAACATGATTCCAGTGACGAAGATGCCAACATGACTGAGCAGCAGGATGATGATGGTACTGCCATTGGTGGCAGCACTCAAGGTCTAGAATGCACCAGTCCAGAAAGGTCAGAGGGGAGATTGAAGTCAGGTTTTCATGGCAATCCGGTTTCTACAGCTCCTGAGAGAGAGGTTACAGATACCGAGCAAGTTCCCGAGACAGATAGCCAAGCTGGTAATGCTGGTTGCGATGACCAAAGATGTGACAACACGGGAGGAGAGACTATGCCACTAGAAGATGATATGCTGCTCCCAGATAACGAGGAACCTACTGCATTGCTGAAAGATGTAGGGCAGCCACAAGCAAATGTGGTTCCTATTCCAATCCCCGGTGATGGCGTTGGGCACTGTTTCGAAGAAAAACATGAGGGTGCCTGCTCTGAGAGCAAACGGGAGGACACACATGCTGGAGCCATCAGAACGGCTGATCTGTTGGCCTCAGAAGTCGCTGGGAGCTGGGCAGTGGAAACAGCTCCGTCTGTCAATGGGGAGAacgaatctccaaggagcttgggCGATGCTACAGAGCACGATGAAGCTGGAGGCAGCGTGGCAGGCGATGCTTTGGTAACTCTGGTGAACTCAGAGGGCCAGGCGGCTGGGAGCCAGAACAATGTTGAGCGTGGCAGCTCCAAAATAacccatcatcatcatcatcatcgtcatcaccaTCGTGTTCTTAGTGCCATGATTGGAATTGTTGATCCTGAGTTCAGGAAGCAAATGTCCGGCAGAAGCGGAGTTGGAAACGAGGAACCCATGTCTGACGCCGAGACGGGTGAGGGCATCGAGGAAGGCGATTCAGATTCAGGTTCAGACGGCAGTGACAGCGAGGAGGCTATGGTTGAGGATTCTGTCGTTTAG
- the LOC100191448 gene encoding uncharacterized protein LOC100191448 has protein sequence MAPDPCGDLVVTPKTAAKDEASCSVPTPPKVTPDEVRAVARKFADQPIQETEPDVWAVLTAISKKARLRPQGMNILLSADEHCLGRSVEERFRIFAQQISGMHCKIYRDTVLGELNRHEPVPVFLKDTSSNGTFINWKRLKKNSSPVKLNHGDIISLSSPPHDDNSFVFVYREVNAISRVENGAPILKRKSVEGGSGSKRLKGLGIGSPDGPVSLDDVRRLEKSNADLREQLEAHVVTIETLRAEIKTAQVQHGKELEELRETISSSYLDQTKSLRSALEEKQKQIDSLSTSNTELQNSIKDLDERLNASKQSRADADEIISSQKGMICELEGQLNEERNLRREERDKAAHDMKSALHKVQAEAQEEIKKQAESYLRQQREQKEVISKLQESEKETRLFVETLRSKLEDARDNLVTSEKRVRELEAQLQDEQMVSANNRKKTENLEAELRKLKKELDNEKQAAREEAWAKVSALELEIAATIRDLSIEKQRYQGARERIILRETQLRAFYSTTEEISSLFAKQQEQLKAMQRTLEDEENYESTLMGVDLNKVPLTTDNAGMKPVDCSKNTVGASSASPENTQVSEHDSSDEDANMTEQQDDDGTAIGGSTQGLECTSPERSEGRLKSGFHGNPVSTAPEREVTDTEQVPETDSQAGNAGCDDQRCDNTGGETMPLEDDMLLPDNEEPTALLKDVGQPQANVVPIPIPGDGVGHCFEEKHEGACSESKREDTHAGAIRTADLLASEVAGSWAVETAPSVNGENESPRSLGDATEHDEAGGSVAGDALVTLVNSEGQAAGSQNNVERGSSKITHHHHHHRHHHRVLSAMIGIVDPEFRKQMSGRSGVGNEEPMSDAETGEGIEEGDSDSGSDGSDSEEAMVEDSVV, from the exons ATGGCGCCGGACCCGTGCGGCGACCTCGTGGTGACGCCGAAGACGGCGGCCAAGGACGAGGCGTCCTGCTCCGTGCCCACGCCGCCCAAGGTCACTCCCGACGAGGTGCGCGCGGTGGCGCGCAAGTTCGCGGACCAGCCTATCCAGGAGACGGAGCCCGACGTTTGGGCCGTCCTCACCGCCATCTCCAAGAAGGCCCGCCTCCGGCCCCAG GGGATGAACATACTTTTGAGTGCTGACGAGCACTGCCTAGGACGATCTGTTGAGGAGCggtttcggatttttgcccagcaGATCAGCGGGATGCATTGCAAAATATACAGGGACACTGTCTTAGGGGAGCTGAACCGCCACGAGCCTGTGCCTGTTTTCCTCAAGGACACAAG CTCAAATGGCACATTCATCAACTGGAAAAGGCTCAAGAAAAATTCATCCCCGGTCAAGCTTAATCATGGCGACATTATATCATTATCATCACCTCCTCATGACG ACAATTCCTTTGTATTTGTCTACCGCGAAGTTAATGCAATCAGTCGTGTAGAGAATGGGGCTCCCATTCTTAAAAGGAAGTCAG TGGAGGGTGGTTCTGGAAGCAAGAGGCTAAAGGGTCTTGGTATTGGTTCTCCTGATGGTCCTGTTTCACTAGATGATGTCCGAAGACTAGAAAAATCTAATGCT GATCTCAGGGAACAACTTGAGGCACATGTTGTGACAATTGAGACTTTGAGGGCTGAAATAAAAACAGCCCAAGTGCAGCATGGAAAG GAACTTGAGGAGCTAAGAGAAACTATATCGAGTTCTTATCTGGATCAAACTAAATCTCTTCGGTCAGCACTTGAGGAGAAACAGAAGCAAATAGATTCACTCAGTACATCAAATACAGAGTTACAGAACTCTATAAAAGATCTGGATGAAAGGCTTAATGCATCTAAACAATCACGTGCAGATGCTGACGAGATAATTTCAAG CCAGAAAGGAATGATATGTGAGCTTGAGGGACAGCTAAATGAGGAGAGAAATTTAAGAAGAGAAGAGCGTGATAAGGCTGCACATGACATGAAATCTGCATTGCATAAAGTGCAAGCCGAGGCTCAAGAAGAAATTAAGAAACAGGCGGAGTCTTACCTTAGGCAACAAAGGGAGCAGAAAGAAGTTATTAGCAAGCTTCAG GAATCAGAAAAAGAAACCCGTTTGTTTGTGGAAACTTTGAGGTCCAAGCTG GAAGATGCTCGAGATAATCTTGTAACATCCGAGAAAAGAGTAAGAGAGCTGGAAGCTCAGCTTCAGGACGAGCAGATGGTATCAGCCAATAATCGAAAG AAGACAGAAAATCTGGAAGCTGAATTGAGAAAACTGAAGAAGGAACTCGACAATGAGAAG CAGGCTGCTCGAGAAGAAGCATGGGCAAAGGTTTCAGCTCTTGAGCTTGAAATAGCTGCAACGATTAGAGATCTATCAATTGAGAAACAGAGGTATCAGGGAGCTAGAGAACGGATTATTCTACG GGAGACTCAGCTGCGTGCTTTCTATTCAACCACAGAAGAAATCTCTTCTCTGTTTGCGAAACAGCAGGAACAGCTGAAAGCTATGCAGAGAACTTTGGAGGATGAAGAGAACTATGAGAGCACCTTAATGGGTGTGGATCTTAATAAAGTACCTCTAACCACTGATAATGCTGGTATGAAGCCAGTAGACTGCTCAAAAAATACAGTGGGAGCTTCAAGTGCTTCACCAGAAAATACTCAGGTAAGTGAACATGATTCCAGTGACGAAGATGCCAACATGACTGAGCAGCAGGATGATGATGGTACTGCCATTGGTGGCAGCACTCAAGGTCTAGAATGCACCAGTCCAGAAAGGTCAGAGGGGAGATTGAAGTCAGGTTTTCATGGCAATCCGGTTTCTACAGCTCCTGAGAGAGAGGTTACAGATACCGAGCAAGTTCCCGAGACAGATAGCCAAGCTGGTAATGCTGGTTGCGATGACCAAAGATGTGACAACACGGGAGGAGAGACTATGCCACTAGAAGATGATATGCTGCTCCCAGATAACGAGGAACCTACTGCATTGCTGAAAGATGTAGGGCAGCCACAAGCAAATGTGGTTCCTATTCCAATCCCCGGTGATGGCGTTGGGCACTGTTTCGAAGAAAAACATGAGGGTGCCTGCTCTGAGAGCAAACGGGAGGACACACATGCTGGAGCCATCAGAACGGCTGATCTGTTGGCCTCAGAAGTCGCTGGGAGCTGGGCAGTGGAAACAGCTCCGTCTGTCAATGGGGAGAacgaatctccaaggagcttgggCGATGCTACAGAGCACGATGAAGCTGGAGGCAGCGTGGCAGGCGATGCTTTGGTAACTCTGGTGAACTCAGAGGGCCAGGCGGCTGGGAGCCAGAACAATGTTGAGCGTGGCAGCTCCAAAATAacccatcatcatcatcatcatcgtcatcaccaTCGTGTTCTTAGTGCCATGATTGGAATTGTTGATCCTGAGTTCAGGAAGCAAATGTCCGGCAGAAGCGGAGTTGGAAACGAGGAACCCATGTCTGACGCCGAGACGGGTGAGGGCATCGAGGAAGGCGATTCAGATTCAGGTTCAGACGGCAGTGACAGCGAGGAGGCTATGGTTGAGGATTCTGTCGTTTAG
- the LOC100280928 gene encoding Pentatricopeptide repeat-containing protein At3g62890, translating into MSTSMSAPAPTPVPLTSFALLRQHHSQLIRLGVASHAAHARRLLSFLARDPDSHFPYASRLLAHHPDPHPALFNPLFSALPTRHAARLLALMLSLPLRPDHFTFPQILPSAQPLHLVAQLHALLLKLGFHAHTQSLNALLAAYLANARPDLASRVFRGGGGALDVVSWTTMVGGLLKLGLFDDARVLFDGMPERNLVSWNAMMSGYVKACRFLDALEVFDEMRARGVDGNVFVAATAVVACTGAGALARGREVHRWVEQSGIQMDEKLATAVVDMYCKCGCVEEAWRVFEALPLAAKGLTTWNCMIGGFAVHGRGEDALKLFGRMEREGVAPDDVTLVNVLTACAHAGMLSEGRHYFNYVPQRYGIEPKMEHYGCMVDLYGRAGRLEEAKKVIQDMPMEPDVGVLGALFGASKIHGDVDLGEAIGWRVIELDPQNSGRYVLLANLLATAGRWEDVARVRRLMDERNVSKEAGRSVIEVQGEVCEFQCGGLCHPRAEEVYAMARDMMREIRAEGYVPDTRDVLHAIAEEEKETPLLYHSEKLAIAFGLLHTRPGDTMRITKNLRVCRDCHEATKFVSRVFERQIVVRDRNRFHHFKDGQCSCKDYW; encoded by the coding sequence ATGTCCACGTCCATGTCCGCTCCGGCTCCGACCCCCGTCCCGCTGACCTCCTTCGCCCTGCTGCGGCAACACCACTCGCAGCTCATCCGTCTCGGCGTCGCCTCCCACGCCGCCCACGCGCGCcgccttctctccttccttgcccGGGACCCCGACTCCCACTTCCCGTACGCGAGCCGCCTCCTGGCGCACCACCCGGACCCGCACCCGGCGCTCTTCAACCCGCTCTTCTCCGCGCTCCCGACGCGCCACGCCGCGCGGCTCCTGGCCCTCATGCTATCCCTGCCCCTGCGCCCGGACCACTTCACCTTCCCGCAAATCCTCCCGAGCGCCCAGCCGCTCCACCTGGTCGCCCAGCTCCACGCGCTGCTCCTCAAGCTCGGCTTCCACGCCCACACGCAGTCGCTCAACGCGCTGCTCGCCGCCTACCTCGCCAACGCGAGACCCGACCTCGCCTCCCGCGTCttccgcggcggcggcggagctCTCGACGTCGTGTCGTGGACCACGATGGTCGGCGGGCTCCTCAAGCTGGGGCTGTTCGACGACGCGCGGGTGCTGTTCGACGGGATGCCTGAGCGaaacctggtgtcgtggaacgcgATGATGTCCGGGTACGTCAAGGCCTGCAGGTTCCTGGACGCGCTGGAGGTGTTCGACGAGATGCGGGCGCGCGGGGTGGACGGCAACGTCTTCGTCGCGGCTACCGCGGTGGTGGCGTGCACGGGCGCCGGCGCGCTGGCGCGCGGGAGGGAGGTGCACCGGTGGGTGGAGCAGAGCGGGATCCAGATGGACGAGAAGCTGGCCACCGCGGTGGTGGACATGTACTGCAAGTGCGGCtgcgtcgaggaggcgtggcgtgTGTTCGAGGCCCTCCCGCTCGCTGCCAAGGGGCTCACGACGTGGAACTGCATGATCGGCGGgttcgcggtgcacgggcggggcGAGGACGCTCTGAAGCTGTTCGGACGGATGGAGAGGGAGGGCGTGGCGCCGGACGACGTCACGCTGGTGAACGTGCTCACTGCCTGCGCGCACGCGGGGATGCTCAGCGAGGGCCGCCACTACTTCAACTACGTTCCTCAGAGATACGGCATTGAGCCCAAGATGGAGCACTACGGCTGCATGGTCGACTTGTATGGAAGAGCAGGGCGGCTGGAGGAAGCCAAGAAGGTTATCCAGGACATGCCGATGGAGCCAGACGTCGGCGTCCTCGGTGCGCTCTTCGGCGCGTCCAAGATACACGGCGACGTCGACCTGGGCGAGGCGATCGGGTGGCGCGTCATTGAGCTGGATCCCCAGAACAGCGGGCGCTATGTGCTGCTGGCGAACCTCCTCGCCACGGCCGGCCGGTGGGAGGACGTGGCCAGGGTCCGGCGGCTGATGGACGAGCGGAACGTGAGCAAGGAAGCAGGGCGGTCTGTGATCGAGGTCCAAGGTGAGGTCTGCGAGTTCCAGTGCGGCGGCCTGTGCCACCCCCGGGCGGAGGAGGTGTACGCCATGGCCAGGGACATGATGAGGGAGATCAGGGCAGAGGGCTACGTGCCCGATACCCGGGACGTGCTGCACGCCATTGCAGAGGAGGAGAAGGAGACGCCACTGCTTTACCATAGTGAGAAGCTGGCCATCGCCTTCGGGCTCCTGCACACCAGACCCGGCGACACGATGCGGATCACCAAGAATTTGAGAGTCTGTAGAGATTGCCATGAAGCGACCAAGTTCGTGTCTCGCGTCTTTGAGCGCCAGATTGTGGTCAGGGACAGGAACCGGTTCCACCATTTTAAGGACGGGCAGTGCTCGTGTAAAGATTATTGGTAA
- the LOC103639592 gene encoding probable LRR receptor-like serine/threonine-protein kinase At1g12460 gives MTRRPASSAPSAARLLLLLLLLLLLHCQCHRAGAATDAERRALLDFKAAVTADPGGVLASWTPTGDPCGFVGVTCDASTGAVKRLRVHGAGLAGALSPSLARLPALESVSLFGNALTGGVPPSLRLLAPTLRKLNLSRNALAGEIPPFLGAFPWLRLLDLSHNRFAGGIPAALFDPCPRLRYVSLAHNHLTGPVPPAIANCSRLAGFDFSYNRLSGEFPDRACAPPEMSYISVRGNALSGDIAAKLASCGSIDLFDVGSNSFTGAAPFALLASVNITYFNVSSNAFDGEIPSIATCGTRFSYLDASGNRLTGPVPESVVNCRGLRVLDLGANALAGAVPPVIGTLRSLSVLRLAGNPRISGSIPAELGGIEMLVTLDLAGLALTGEIPGSLSQCQFLLELNLSGNKLQGVIPGTLNNITYLKMLDLHGNQLQGGIPVTLGQLTNLVLLDLSENQLTGPIPQELGNLSNLTHFNVSFNNLSGMIPSEPALQKFDFTAYMDNPLLCGSPLPNNCGPGTGMKHRKRLRVPVIIAIVAAALILVGICIVCALNIKAYTRKGTDGDGKEEEEVLVSESTPPAASPGSNAIIGKLVLFSKSLPSRYEDWETGTKALLDKDCLIGGGSIGTVYKATFENGLSIAVKKLETAGRVRGQDEFEHQMSQLGNLSHPNLVAFQGYYWSSSMQLLLSEFMANGSLYDHLHGYRPPPRALSESSSSSRGGGGELFWERRFNIALGAARALAYLHHDCWPQILHLNIKSSNIMLDGRYEARLSDYGLGKLLPILGSIELSRIHTAIGYIAPELASPTLRYSDKSDVFSFGVVLLEIVTGRKPVDSPGIGATAVVLRDYVRGILEDGTASDCFDRSLRGFVEAELVQVLKLGLVCTSNTPSSRPSMAEVVQFLESVRVSS, from the exons ATGACACGCCGCCCGGCCTCCTCCGCGCCTTCGGCGGcccggctcctcctcctcctcctgcttCTTCTGCTGCTGCACTGCCAGTGCCACCGCGCCGGCGCGGCGACGGACGCGGAGCGGCGGGCGCTGCTGGACTTCAAGGCGGCGGTGACGGCGGACCCGGGGGGCGTGCTGGCGTCGTGGACGCCCACGGGGGACCCCTGCGGCTTCGTCGGGGTCACCTGCGACGCGTCCACGGGCGCCGTGAAGCGGCTGCGCGTCCACGGCGCCGGGCTGGCCGGCGCGCTCTCGCCCTCCCTCGCGCGCCTCCCCGCGCTCGAGTCCGTCTCGCTCTTCGGCAACGCCCTCACGGGCGGCGTCCCGCCGAGCCTCCGCTTGCTGGCGCCCACGCTCCGCAAGCTCAACCTCAGCCGGAACGCGCTGGCCGGCGAGATCCCGCCGTTCCTCGGCGCCTTCCCGTGGCTCCGCCTGCTCGACCTCTCCCACAACCGCTTCGCCGGCGGGATCCCCGCCGCGCTCTTCGACCCCTGCCCCCGCCTCCGCTACGTCTCGCTCGCGCACAACCACCTCACCGGCCCCGTCCCGCCCGCCATCGCCAACTGCTCGCGCCTCGCCGGCTTCGACTTCTCCTACAACCGCCTCTCCGGCGAGTTCCCGGACCGGGCCTGCGCGCCGCCGGAGATGAGCTACATCTCCGTCCGCGGCAACGCGCTCTCCGGGGACATAGCCGCCAAGCTCGCCTCCTGCGGCAGCATTGACCTCTTCGACGTCGGGAGCAACAGCTTCACCGGAGCTGCGCCCTTTGCGCTCCTTGCATCGGTAAACATCACCTACTTCAATGTCTCCTCCAACGCCTTTGACGGTGAAATCCCCAGCATTGCGACTTGCGGCACCAGATTCTCGTACCTGGACGCGTCCGGCAACCGCCTCACGGGGCCGGTGCCGGAGAGCGTGGTGAACTGCCGTGGCCTCAGGGTTCTGGATTTGGGGGCGAATGCTCTTGCTGGAGCTGTACCGCCTGTGATTGGGACACTGCGGTCGCTCTCCGTTCTCCGGCTCGCGGGCAACCCTCGCATTTCCGGTTCCATTCCGGCTGAGCTTGGAGGGATTGAGATGCTCGTCACGCTCGACCTCGCGGGCCTTGCTCTCACAGGAGAGATTCCAGGGTCACTCAGCCAGTGCCAGTTCCTGCTTGAACT GAATCTGTCCGGCAACAAGCTGCAAGGAGTCATCCCAGGCACACTCAACAACATAACCTACCTCAAGATGCTTGATCTCCACGGGAACCAGCTCCAAGGGGGCATTCCCGTCACGCTTGGGCAGCTCACAAACCTTGTTCTCCTAGACCTCTCGGAGAACCAGCTGACTGGGCCAATCCCTCAAGAGCTTGGGAACCTCTCTAACCTGACACACTTCAACGTGTCCTTCAACAACCTATCTGGCATGATCCCTTCCGAGCCAGCATTGCAGAAATTTGATTTCACCGCATACATGGATAACCCGTTACTATGTGGCTCTCCACTGCCCAATAACTGTGGGCCTGGGACTGGGATGAAGCACCGGAAACGATTGCGTGTGCCTGTCATAATCGCCATTGTTGCTGCAGCCCTGATACTTGTTGGAATATGCATTGTTTGCGCGTTAAACATCAAGGCTTACACACGTAAGGGCACAGACGGGGACGGGAAGGAAGAGGAAGAGGTTCTTGTGTCCGAGAGCACCCCTCCAGCTGCCTCTCCAGGCTCGAATGCAATCATCGGGAAACTGGTGCTTTTCAGCAAGAGCTTGCCTTCAAGGTATGAAGACTGGGAAACTGGGACCAAGGCGCTACTTGATAAAGACTGTCTCATCGGTGGTGGGTCGATTGGTACGGTGTACAAGGCCACTTTTGAGAACGGCCTGTCCATTGCTGTGAAGAAACTGGAGACAGCAGGGAGGGTGAGAGGCCAGGATGAGTTCGAGCATCAGATGAGCCAGCTTGGTAACCTCAGCCACCCCAACCTGGTCGCTTTTCAGGGCTACTACTGGTCATCCTCGATGCAGTTGCTTCTGTCAGAATTCATGGCCAACGGGAGCTTGTACGACCACCTCCACGGCTACCGTCCTCCTCCTCGCGCTCTCTCtgagagcagcagcagcagcagaggtGGTGGAGGTGAACTGTTCTGGGAACGGAGGTTCAACATTGCGCTCGGAGCAGCCCGTGCACTCGCTTACCTTCACCATGATTGCTGGCCACAGATCCTGCACCTCAACATCAAGTCCTCCAACATCATGTTAGATGGGAGATACGAAGCTAGACTGTCTGACTACGGGTTGGGGAAGCTGCTGCCGATACTAGGAAGCATTGAGCTGAGCAGAATTCACACCGCGATCGGGTACATTGCGCCGGAGCTGGCATCTCCGACACTGAGATATAGCGACAAGAGTGACGTGTTTagctttggggtggttttgcttgAGATCGTGACGGGGAGGAAACCTGTAGACAGCCCTGGGATAGGAGCTACAGCTGTGGTTCTCCGTGACTACGTGAGAGGGATATTGGAGGACGGAACTGCGTCGGACTGCTTCGATCGAAGCCTGAGGGGGTTTGTCGAAGCTGAGCTGGTTCAAGTGCTCAAACTGGGCCTGGTGTGCACTTCCAACACACCGTCAAGCCGACCTAGCATGGCAGAAGTGGTACAGTTCTTGGAGTCCGTTAGGGTTAGCTCTTGA
- the LOC100192727 gene encoding uncharacterized protein LOC100192727 gives MRAEVTQISALTAVAAHVLCSAGLAAAHALAGRGALVSDPALALRLLVVCEAPIVIAVFSYLRRDAKSCSFFRAVARGLIGLPVGAFLNAFGAIILGAPVGVKYWIATIYWSLVMSLFTFVPAACVFGASRIDWQDVLSHSIYFTPTDVENYMISAPCHGAVLGAWLGAWPMPLDWERPWQEWPICVTYGAVAGYLFGMAVSLVLTALYKRRVRAKAD, from the exons ATGCGCGCGGAGGTCACCCAGATCAGCGCCCTAACCGCCGTGGCCGCGCACGTGCTCTGCTCTGCGGGCCTTGCTGCCGCCCACGCCCTCGCTGGCCGCGGCGCGCTCGTCTCCGACCCCgcgctcgcccttcgccttctcgtG GTCTGTGAAGCGCCCATAGTCATCGCAGTGTTCAGCTACCTCCGGCGTGATGCTAAAAGTTGCTCG TTTTTCAGGGCTGTTGCAAGAGGATTGATCGGCTTGCCCGTGG GagcgttccttaatgcatttggaGCAATCATTCTTGGGGCACCTGTTGGAGTCAA GTACTGGATAGCTACTATTTACTGGTCGCTTGTCATGTCCCTGTTTACG TTTGTTCCCGCAGCATGTGTCTTTGGAGCATCCAGGATCGATTGGCAGGATGTGCTTTCTCACTCCAT TTATTTCACGCCAACTGATGTTGAGAACTACATGATCTCTGCACCTTGCCATGGAGCTGTGCTAGGAGCGTGGCTCGGTGCTTGGCCTATGCCACTTGACTGGGAGAGACCATGGCAG GAATGGCCAATCTGTGTCACTTATGGTGCAGTTGCTGGGTATTTGTTCGGAATGGCAGTGTCATTGGTCCTAACAGCACTTTACAAAAGAAGGGTTCGTGCAAAAGCTGACTAG